A genomic segment from Panthera tigris isolate Pti1 chromosome A1, P.tigris_Pti1_mat1.1, whole genome shotgun sequence encodes:
- the TSC22D1 gene encoding TSC22 domain family protein 1 isoform X5: MDLVKSHLMYAVREEVEVLKEQIKELIEKNSQLEQENNLLKTLASPEQLAQFQAQLQTGSPPATTQPQGTTQPPAQPASQGSGPTA, from the exons ATG GATCTGGTGAAAAGCCATTTGATGTATGCGGTTAGAGAGGAAGTGGAGGTCCTTAAAGAGCAAATCAAAGAACTAATAGAGAAAAATTCCCAGCTGGAGCAGGAAAACAATCTGCTGAAGACACTGGCCAGTCCTGAGCAGCTTGCCCAGTTTCAGGCCCAGCTGCAGACTGGCTCCCCGCCTGCGACCACACAGCCACAGGGGACCACACAGCCCCCGGCCCAGCCAGCGTCCCAGGGCTCAGGACCAACCGCATAG
- the TSC22D1 gene encoding TSC22 domain family protein 1 isoform X4 — MKSQWCRPVAMDLGVYQLRHFSISFLSSLLGTENASVRLDNSSSGASVVAIDNKIEQAMDLVKSHLMYAVREEVEVLKEQIKELIEKNSQLEQENNLLKTLASPEQLAQFQAQLQTGSPPATTQPQGTTQPPAQPASQGSGPTA; from the exons ATGAAATCCCAATGGTGTAGACCAGTGGCGATGGATCTAGGAGTTTACCAACTGAgacatttttcaatttctttcttgtcATCCTTGCTGGGGACTGAAAACGCTTCTGTGAGACTTGACAATAG CTCCTCTGGTGCAAGTGTGGTAGCTATTGACAACAAAATCGAGCAAGCTATG GATCTGGTGAAAAGCCATTTGATGTATGCGGTTAGAGAGGAAGTGGAGGTCCTTAAAGAGCAAATCAAAGAACTAATAGAGAAAAATTCCCAGCTGGAGCAGGAAAACAATCTGCTGAAGACACTGGCCAGTCCTGAGCAGCTTGCCCAGTTTCAGGCCCAGCTGCAGACTGGCTCCCCGCCTGCGACCACACAGCCACAGGGGACCACACAGCCCCCGGCCCAGCCAGCGTCCCAGGGCTCAGGACCAACCGCATAG